TGCGCGTGGATCACGAGCGGTCCGCCCCCCTCGGGCAGGATTCGCTGGATCAGCTCTTCAACTATCTGCAAGCCGAGATTGCGGAATATCCGGTCGTGATTCTGTCGGACTACGGCAAGGGGTTCATTTCCCGCGAGTTCATGGATCGGTTCATGGCGCTGGTCGCGGAGACCTCGCCGCGTCCTCTGGTGCTGGTGGATCCCAAGACCGTGAACTACGACCTGTACACGGGCGTGGACCTGCTCACCCCGAATACCAAGGAAGCCGGAGAGGGCGCGGGCATTCTCGTGGATGGCCGGGCATCCGTGGTGCGTGCCGGGGAGCTGCTCTTTGATCGGCTGGACTGCCACAACCTGCTCATCACCCTTGGCGGCGACGGCATGGCCCTGTTCGAGGGACGCGACCATGTGTGCCGGATTCCGACTTTTGCGCAAAAAGTGTTTGACGTTACTGGTGCCGGGGATACGGTTATTGCAACTGTGGCCCTGGCCCTGTCTGCCGGAAGCGACCTGCTTACCGCCTGCACCGTGGCCAATTATGCCGCAGGTATCGTGGTGGGGCAGGTCGGTGCCGCCTCCACCTCCCGTTCCGAGTTGCTCGAAGCGGTGAACGAGCTGCCGGAACCGAGCATCGAGCAATGGAAAAGCGCTTGATGAACACAATTCATTGCAACAGATATCACGCATGAATTCTGCTGTTTGGCTGTTTTCCGCAATGTTCTTCAATTCATTCTGAGCCAACCGGAGCCCGTGCGTGTCAGGAGGCGTGAATGTCCAGGAAGCCCATTTGCATAGACACGGAAATTCCGAATCTCGGCACGGCCAAGATTCCCAATCCCATGACGCCTGTACGGTTCACGGATGAC
Above is a window of Pseudodesulfovibrio tunisiensis DNA encoding:
- the rfaE1 gene encoding D-glycero-beta-D-manno-heptose-7-phosphate kinase, with product MPLSKIRQAVKALAGHRVMIVGDLMLDHYLIGQCDRISPEAPVPVVRVRDENVVLGGAGNVARNIAALGGSPLLVAAVGNDPDGKILQDLCVRADIATRLIRESDRPTTKKTRIMAQNQQVVRVDHERSAPLGQDSLDQLFNYLQAEIAEYPVVILSDYGKGFISREFMDRFMALVAETSPRPLVLVDPKTVNYDLYTGVDLLTPNTKEAGEGAGILVDGRASVVRAGELLFDRLDCHNLLITLGGDGMALFEGRDHVCRIPTFAQKVFDVTGAGDTVIATVALALSAGSDLLTACTVANYAAGIVVGQVGAASTSRSELLEAVNELPEPSIEQWKSA